GTCCAGGCTGGGACCATGACCATCGTAGAAGTAGGTTTGGATGTTGGTTCATTTTACGTTTTTGTGTGGTCATTTAAATTGGACTGGTAATTTGGTTTGGTCTCACTCTCGTTTTGGCCCTTCTATCTACCTAACATTCACCTATCACAAAGCGTTGAGTGTTGTGTAATTTATTATTCTCATTTATTGTCCAGCATTATATTACATTTTTACTATATGTATATTGGCAAGAAAATTACTACTCCTATAACATAGTATTTTGCACCCTTTTCAATTCTCACATATATAGTGTGGTACAGCTGTTCTTCATGTTTGGGGGTCATTGGTTTCAAATTCCTCTGGACATTGTTTTCTGAAATTTTATTATCAGTTAATAATATAACTTAACTAATAACATTAGAAAATATTGTTTCATTTtcaataattattataatttctttcacaaattttaagaaataaaattcctttaattattttaatcaactaaaaataaaataaaaatccttAATTACATTTTAGTCCCCTTAGTTTTCACTGTGTGAATTTGGTCCCCCTAATTGTTTTTGAGCTAATAAGTTCCTGTACTTTTAAATTAAGCAAATTTAGTCTCTCTTTCAATTTTCATATGCATAAAATCATTAAATCTtcattttgttttgaattattttgGGGTTTATGATAGATTTGATATATGATACAATTTCAAaagtttaaaagtaaaaaaaagttaaattttgATGGTTTTTTTATGATATAAGACTAGGGTTTAAAGAGGTGAAAATttgagattttttattttttgaaagaaattgAGAAATCTGCTAGAAAAAACTTGGGGGCTAAATCACACATATTCCTAGCTAAAAGTAAAAAAACCAAACACACTTCATAATCAGCAATGAACAGAGTAATTCTGGATGTAAAGTACAATCGTAAGACAATTATCCATTATAGGAAAACAGCTGATGAATTTTTCTATCTATGTGATGCCATATGCTTATGTTAGTTGGTATATAAATTTTCAGTCCTATGTAATACAATTTTTCAAATATTCAAATGTTTCAATGTTCTTGCAGGTAGACTCTCAAAGAATGTTGTCATGACAGGAAATGTTCTTCTCAATGGGAAGAAACAAACCCTGGGCTGTGGTTTTGTTGTAAGTACTGAAACACATGTTCAATATATTATTGAACCACTATATGCCTTTCTAAGATCATCTTGGTCCTGTTAAATCCTAGGACTAAATTCTATTAATATTTGCTTTAGCACTCGTTTCATCTTTAGAGGGCTATCAAGTATcaattgagatttgagatgCTCAACCAACATCGCACGTTTGGTTCAGCTTCTCTTTTCTAAGAATCGATTATGAAATCCAAAAGCTACTCACATTACttctccccataattgattctacctccagaatcaattgtaaaaggaTTTATCAATactttttggcttaattgcaactttagtcccTAACGTTTACTAATTCCATAATTTTAGTCCTCcacttaatttaattacacggatggtccctgactttgctgctCGTCTGCAATGTTGGTTCTGTCGTTTATTTGTTAACAGAGGAGACTTACGTGGATGTACAtctggagagagaaagaaggactgaagtgagagggaagcacgtgagttgcacgtgagacatcttctaccctcttcctccttaaaaaacagagcactgtgaggaagatgtttcgaagcttgagattgagcgaaaagggaagagataaagaacgaacgagtccctaaaggcgaggaagagatttgaatcagttgctggtctctttctctctccaattcaacttccacatcagctaagtgaccatccacgtaaacctcctTCGTTAACAAACAAACGGtaggaccaacgttgcagactgccagcaaagtcagggaccatctgtgtaattaaattaggtgtaggtgggggactaaaatcgtaGAATTtgtaaatgtcagggaccaaagttgcaattaagccatactTTTTTTCCCTAGCTAACAATGGATACTTAACTctggtttttttttgtacatcgtaaagataaattgcacctaccagggattgatccctagaccttcccctccccaacccatatgtcaccCAACTCTTACCACATGAGCTATCCTTGGGGATACTCTGGTTTCTAAAAAATACGAGATAAAGAACACTTTTAGTTTAGGATTAAGTAATCACTCAACTACTTATCTATGTTCAAAAAGTGGTTGATCTTTTGACTTAATGACATTTTTTATCCAAAATTCTCCTATTTTTCAgaagtttttcaaaatctttttAAATATATCTGATGAAGGAATTAAGAAACACTACAGTGATAATTGCACTGAAGATGTGTTTGGATAGTTGGTGGAGAGCTATTTGTTAACACAATATATTTTCAAAGAAATATTTTTCAATCAATGTATTTCATTTTGTgtttaagtgcatgtttgagaATCCTTCTATAATGAATTCTAAAGCTAGAATCAactatgtgagtagcttctgtgtttcagaattgattctgaagaaagaGAAGTTGACCCAACAATTCTATGATAATTTTTCTTGAAAGTGATTTTACATAAACTTAACATTGAGTGTGTGATTACCAAAAAGATATATACAAAGTACTAGTTAAATTCTGAATGGGCATGCATAAGCATAATCTTATAATCTCTATTCATGTTGAAACTTCAGGCTTATGTAACTCAAGAGGATGTGCTGCTGGGAACTCTCACAGTGAAGGAAACCATATCATATTCAGCGAATCTTCGTCTTCCAACATCAATGACCAAAGATGAAGTTAACAGCATAGTAGATGGAACACTCATAGAAATGGGTCTCCAAGACTGTGCTGATAGATTGATTGGTAACTGGCACTTGAGAGGAATAAGTGGAGGGGAGAAGAAAAGACTTAGCATTGCACTTGAGATCCTCACAAGGCCTCGCTTGCTATTTCTTGATGAACCAACCAGTGGCCTAGACAGTGCCTCAGCATTTTTTGTTGTTCAGACTCTTAGAAATGTTGCTCGTGATGGAAGGACAGTTATCTCTTCCATTCACCAGCCAAGCAGTGAAGTTTTTGCACTCTTTGATGACCTTTACTTGCTATCTGGTGGAGAAACAGTTTATTTTGGAGAAGCAAAAATGGCAGTAGAGGTATAATTAGTTATGTCTTATTGTCTTCTAtaaaaatttgtatattttcttCCCGTATGATCCACTTGTTTCCTCCTCATCCTCCACCTTTTCTTTGTTCAAGATGTTAGAAAACCATTCATGTCTCTTCACCCAATAGATTAAGTTTGGGAAGAGTTGGTTCATGGCACAGTTCATATGTCTTCATccaacaacttaaacttttggTAGAGTTGCTTCATGCCCAGTAAGCTCTTACTTGAGGGtgtgtgttagaaatataattcaGAACCATTCATGCCTCTTTCACCCAACAGTTTAGGCCTTGTTTGTATTTCTGTCAGCGTACATTCCAAGGTAGTTTGAATGTGCTTTTCTCCATTACATGTCTCTTGTGTCACTGGAGTGAATGAGATTTTGGCCAATTTGAACTTAAGGCGTTTGGGAAAGTTGGTTCATGTATCTTCACCTAGCAGCTTAGTGTGTTTTTTTTATACCAATTGAGTTTAATGCGAAAATACTTCATACATCTCATTCACTTCTTCAATCAATGAccttttgtattttcaatttctttgtACAGTTTTTTGCTGAAGCTGGTTTTCCTTGTCCACGAAAGAaaaatccttctgatcacttcctACGATGTATCAATTCTGACTTTGATGTTGTAACAGCTGCACTTAAGGGATCTCAAAGAATTCCTGTAAGTTTTAGTTATTAATTCTCACCATGGTTCATGGTTATATGATAGTAATTTGATCCCCTGCCCCCTTAATCTCTCTTTTTGTGCTTGACATGTGAAACAGATTTAATATCTGCTCCCCTTTCAATTAAAATTATGGAACTATAGATGTTCATAACTTGTTGAGGCATCCCTTTGGAAGACctgatttgttcttttttttgtgGCAAATTAATCTAAACATGTTTTGTTTCTTTGATTATTTCCTTATTAGGATGTTCCAAATTCATCAGATCCTTTCCTGAACTTGGCTACAGCAGAGATTAAGGCGAGGCTAGTTGAAAAATATAGGCGTTCAACATATGCCAAAAGGGTCAaaaaaagaattcaagaacTATCTACCAATGTATGCTCTTCTACTCAGCTCTATACTTCATTTATTCAATTGATCTCTATGCTGAACTGAGATCCATGCAAAAAGATATGTGTGCTGTTATCCGTACCATTGAAAATAAAGTTGAAACTCGTAGCATGGCAACTTATTGGATCTTATCTTATAGACttatagtataaaaattatgCAAAGTGTTTGGGGGTAAGCttatgaaaatagcttatgacctacttaagctgttttgagcttattttcataaattgctCAATTAGAAAACTAGACACATAGCACATATCTCACTTTTTGCATGAAGGTTGGCACTGTATTCCCTCACTGGTCACTACATTTGATGCCATTATTACCATCAGAGATTGATTctgttaataattaatatattacaGGAAGGGCTTGAAATTGAGTCAAAAAATGGAAGTCAAGCTACTTGGTGGAAGCAACTCTCCACATTGACAAGGAGATCATTTGTCAACATGAGTAGAGATGTGGGTTACTACTGGTTGAGGATTATAATTTACATTATTGTGTCTATATGTGTTGGAACCATTTATTTTGACATTGGCTATAGCTATACTTCAATCCTAGCCCGGGGTGCTTGTGGTGCATTTATATCAGGATTTATGACATTCATGTCAATTGGAGGCTTTCCATCATTTATTGAAGAAATGAAGGTAACAAAGGTTTTATTTATGAAATGGAACTAGTTAACCTGAATAGTATAAGTTTTCATCATTAATCTCTTTGATACATGGCACCATGCACgtgtttggaaatccttttaCAATTGAATATGGAGTGAAGCTTCTAAatgccagaattgattctaaagaaaattaaactgatccaaacatgcataGTTTACTTAGGCTTATCATGTTTTTGTTCATATGAAAACAAAAACTTCTGTGATTTAAAAGTCAGTCAATTCTGGAGAAAaagcttctgtgagtagcttctatgtgccataattgattttgaggaaaaTTAAGTTGATTTAAACATGTTGTTTTAGTTTACTTAGGCTAATCATGTTTTTGTTCATGTGAAACAGGTTTTTTATAGAGAACGGCTTAATGGATATTATGGAGTTGCAGCATATATTCTAGCCAATTTCCTTTCTTCTTTCCCATTCTTGGTTGCTATTGCTCTTACTACTAGCACCATCACTTATAACATGGTGAAATTCCGGCCAGGATTGAGTCACTTTGTCTTTTTCACTCTCAACATCTATAGCTCCATCTCAGTGATTGAGAGCCTCATGATGGTTGTGGCTTCACTTGTTCCAAATTTCCTCATGGGAATTATTACAGGGGCTGGAATCATTGTAAGAACATGCTTACACCCTTTAAAGAAAAGTTATACTTAAAATTGACCAGATAGGTTAATTATTTTCCATAATTGGTTGTTCATGCAGGGAATCATGATGATGACCTCTGGATTCTTCAGGTTGCTGTCTGATCTTCCAAAACCGGTTTGGCGCTACCCAATTTCATATATCAGTTATGGTGCATGGGCAATACAGGTGCTAATTTTCTCCTAATTCTTGTTTTCCGGATAGGATCCTCTCATGTTATATGACATGAaattttgtgtttgtttataTCTCCATGAAAACAAGGAGGGTCTCACATTGAATTTTAAAATGACAATGCCACATGAAGTTTCAAAGTGAACACTAACTTGTACATGAATTGACTCTTATATGCTTTCTTGAAACTTCTAAGTAGCTTGCCAAAATGATAACGTGTGTTTGGTTACCAGTTAGGCAAcacataatcaattttgagagTTAAATCATTTTAAATGACAATGTTGATGTTTGGGAGTCATTTTAGCCAGAAGCTAGAGAAAGTAGTTTTTGCTTTAAACATATTCAATTTCACAACTGCTTTTCACAACATTACCCtacaaaaatcacttttttcacaaatgtatccaaacataaatcaatttgatccaaaatcaattgtgacaacgctgatccaaacacgcaattcatttattttattaacttggATGCAGGGTTCCTACAAGAATGACTTGCTGGGTCTTGAGTTTGATCCTCTGATACCAGGTGACCCAAGATTGACTGGAGAATATGTAATCACACACATGTTGGGCATTGAATTAAAACATTCCAAGTGGATGGACCTAGCAGCTCTATTCATCATTCTTGCATGTTATAGACTTCTGTTCTTCGCTATTCTCAAGTTCAAGGAAAGAGCATCTCCATTATTTCAGTCACTTTATGCCAAGAGAACCATTCAACAGCTTGAAAAAAGACCCTCGTTCAGAAAGATGCCATCTTTTCCTTCCCAAAGGCATCAACCCCTCTACTCACTGTCTTCTCAAGAGGGTCTTGATTCTCCACTCAACTAGctgggttttaaattgcggtcaAATGCGGCTGCAGACAGCATTTTAAAACTTGCACCACAAACAAACTTGCACCACAAACCAGTTATATTTAATTTGATTAGTTTCTTCTGGTTTTTTCAGATTAGTTGCTGTTATCTGGTTAACATACAAAATTGCATTTGTTTTGTTACTTTATGTATATAGGAAACGTTTCATGATCGTTCCAATGAAGGTACACAATTGGGACATTGggctacatttttttttaaattaaaatttctaaAGTGGAATAAGTTATTGTACCAATGGAGGTCTCCTTCATTGTCCATTTGTCCTAGCCTGATGATTATATACTATGAATATCAGGTTGACACTTTGTTGTGAATTGTGATAGATAGAAACTGCATGTATGATATTATGTTAACTAAAAGAAATTATAACTACCCTTAACTTTGTCTATTTTACAAATGGGCCTGTTTAACTTTCATGAAATTTCAGTTAATCCTTGAACTTTTTCAGCTGTTATAATAgactttttaattaatataaaattaagttttttttttctaatgtggAGGGCCTAAGCCCAATAAAATTAAGTTATTAttggtaaacaaatatatacatttcatttttattgATGAAAAGAATACACAATCACCCTAAACGAACTTCTATTTATAGATATCAGATAGGCTTCTCTCATCTTGCTCTTTCAGACTTCATTATCTAATTAATTCTTTTTTGATTACGAAACATAGCCACTTTTTGCTACTTTACTATTATCCTATTAGTTTTTAAGGGCATAATTTGTTGTATTTTACATAAACGAAGACATATTGTGCGACGTAGTGGGGAgtacatttttaatcaaaactcatataaaaataagtaagtacaaaaatcacaaaaacaaaaattatctCATAAAAAAGTAAGTATATTGTAACATAGTATATATTATATACTACTTAGATTTAAGAGAGAGGTaaaggaaaaatgaaaaattatctcataaaattattatttttatcttgtatattttttataaaccaAAATTTATGAATTGGAAGTACAAGAGATTCAAGTATATGTGCCCCACTACAATAATAATCGTTTAGCCTCACTAACATATAAGAAACCCTACAATTTCAACCTATCCTTAGGGAAATATACAACATTAAgggttttgatttattttcaagTATTGAAAGAACTAAGAGAAGTGTTAACAAAAGAAATAACACTCTGATTGAAgcatcgatttaaattaaaactttagattctttttccatatatacgTGTGCGAGTGCATGTCATGTGTGCGTGTGTATTGTCTATATAATTTTATTGTGAATCCATGTAATAATTTTATTCAGGGAAAACATAAATTCATGACATGGATTATTACATCACCTGAATAAAATTCACAGTTTctattcattattttttaatcttaGTAGTTTGTTAAATAAAGCTTTGTTCAAAAATTGGAGACTAATCGTGCCCATGAATATCCACagatattttaaaattcaaataaaatccACTTAATGAATATCTTTGTGGATATGAAGCAAGTACGAGTATGAATTTTTACCTGCGAAGCGGGTGATGAGTATATACTATTAATGCTCACTCGTACTCATTGACATCCCTAATTCCAACTTAAGCAAGTGAGATGCTAGAACCCCGAATACAAAAGAGTGTCTCAGAGAATAGAAGAAAAAGTGatgctaaaaaaaaaaaaaaaaattccaatatggtccttttttttttgtcaaatatgGTCCTTGACTGATGAGCTGGGGTAAGACGTAAGTGGGCCGTGTATTGGGTCCAATATGGGCTGGACCTTAATAACaagttttttttgaactaacCTTAATAACAAGTTTAAAATGGTTGGATGTTGCTGAACAAAATAAAGGGTTGAATGTTTTTCCTATCATACGATGATCGAATATGATGTATCATTTATCCGTCCTACAAGTGGGAGTGTAGTTTCTACTTTCTATTCTTTAGAGTAATGCCGAGTGTATATGTTATAATGGATGTTTAGATATATGGTGAAAAATTAtggtgaaattaaaattaaagttgaTAGTCATAATTTGCAAATTAAAAGCTaagcaaaattaaaattgtCTATTGTGATATTAAGTTCATCATATTTTATTCGAACACGCACATAATAGATTTACTCTGTCCCATGATTTTGAAGTCAGAAA
This portion of the Lotus japonicus ecotype B-129 chromosome 3, LjGifu_v1.2 genome encodes:
- the LOC130747761 gene encoding ABC transporter G family member 15-like, with the translated sequence MEIETATAGGGGGGSYKDESEVAAYGGFDRGSFLAWEDLRVVIPNFGKGPTKRLLNGLNGFAEPGRIMAIMGPSGSGKSTLLDSLAGRLSKNVVMTGNVLLNGKKQTLGCGFVAYVTQEDVLLGTLTVKETISYSANLRLPTSMTKDEVNSIVDGTLIEMGLQDCADRLIGNWHLRGISGGEKKRLSIALEILTRPRLLFLDEPTSGLDSASAFFVVQTLRNVARDGRTVISSIHQPSSEVFALFDDLYLLSGGETVYFGEAKMAVEFFAEAGFPCPRKKNPSDHFLRCINSDFDVVTAALKGSQRIPDVPNSSDPFLNLATAEIKARLVEKYRRSTYAKRVKKRIQELSTNEGLEIESKNGSQATWWKQLSTLTRRSFVNMSRDVGYYWLRIIIYIIVSICVGTIYFDIGYSYTSILARGACGAFISGFMTFMSIGGFPSFIEEMKVFYRERLNGYYGVAAYILANFLSSFPFLVAIALTTSTITYNMVKFRPGLSHFVFFTLNIYSSISVIESLMMVVASLVPNFLMGIITGAGIIGIMMMTSGFFRLLSDLPKPVWRYPISYISYGAWAIQGSYKNDLLGLEFDPLIPGDPRLTGEYVITHMLGIELKHSKWMDLAALFIILACYRLLFFAILKFKERASPLFQSLYAKRTIQQLEKRPSFRKMPSFPSQRHQPLYSLSSQEGLDSPLN